A single window of Leptolyngbya ohadii IS1 DNA harbors:
- a CDS encoding aldo/keto reductase produces the protein MQYRRFGKTNLSLSVFSLGTMRYLASEENAIQTVRAAIAQGINHIETARGYGSSELYLGAALKAGVPREQIYITTKIPPTPDADSMERSIDESLDRLGIGYVDALGIHGLNTAEHLGWVENPQGCMRAVQRAIVDGRVRHVGFSTHAPLEIILRAIETQQFEFVNLHYYLFNQRNQAAVDLAHQQDMGVFIISPADKGGMLHTPPDTLINLCQPFTPLALNYRFLLSDPRITTLSLGAANPEELEIPLQVCDRTEPLTPEEQKSLERLHLHQQAALGTDSPSGELRSNRCSQCFACLPCPENINIPEVLRLRNLAVAYDMAAFGQYRYGMFENAGHWFPGMKANRCTDCGDCLPRCPENLNIPVLLRDAHDRLNGTPRRRLWS, from the coding sequence ATGCAGTATCGGCGTTTCGGCAAAACGAACCTCTCCCTGTCGGTGTTTTCGCTGGGCACGATGCGCTACCTTGCCTCTGAGGAAAACGCGATTCAGACAGTTCGGGCGGCGATCGCTCAGGGAATCAACCACATTGAGACCGCTAGAGGCTACGGCAGCAGCGAACTTTACTTAGGGGCGGCTTTGAAGGCGGGCGTCCCCCGTGAGCAGATTTACATCACCACGAAGATTCCCCCAACTCCCGATGCAGACTCAATGGAGCGCTCGATCGACGAATCCCTCGATCGGCTGGGCATCGGCTATGTGGATGCGCTGGGTATTCATGGACTCAATACGGCAGAGCATCTAGGCTGGGTAGAAAATCCGCAGGGCTGTATGCGGGCAGTTCAGAGAGCGATCGTCGATGGGCGGGTGCGTCATGTTGGCTTTTCGACCCATGCGCCGCTGGAGATTATTCTGCGGGCGATCGAGACTCAGCAGTTTGAGTTTGTGAATCTGCACTACTACCTGTTTAATCAGCGCAACCAGGCGGCAGTAGACCTGGCACACCAGCAGGATATGGGCGTGTTTATTATCTCGCCTGCCGATAAGGGCGGAATGCTCCATACTCCCCCGGATACGCTAATAAACCTCTGTCAACCCTTCACGCCGCTGGCGCTAAACTATCGCTTTCTGTTGAGCGATCCTCGCATTACTACCCTGAGTTTAGGAGCTGCTAACCCAGAGGAATTGGAGATCCCGCTTCAGGTTTGCGATCGCACTGAACCCCTCACGCCGGAGGAACAGAAATCCTTGGAACGCTTGCACCTCCATCAGCAGGCAGCTTTGGGAACCGATTCTCCCTCCGGAGAACTGCGAAGCAATCGGTGCAGTCAATGTTTTGCCTGTTTGCCCTGCCCGGAGAATATTAATATCCCTGAAGTGCTGCGGCTGCGAAACCTTGCTGTCGCCTATGATATGGCTGCTTTTGGACAGTATCGCTACGGGATGTTTGAAAACGCGGGTCACTGGTTTCCGGGCATGAAGGCAAATCGCTGTACCGACTGTGGCGACTGTCTGCCCCGCTGCCCAGAGAATTTAAACATTCCTGTATTACTCAGAGATGCTCACGATCGCCTCAACGGAACACCTCGACGCAGATTATGGAGCTAA
- a CDS encoding bifunctional nuclease family protein: MKVAGIALDAGTRSPIVLLRDASERRQLPIYIGQEQARAIISVLEGQTPPRPLTHDLMVNLMDEWGMVLERVVIHSLQDNTFYALLQVRQGEVKKDIDSRPSDAIAIALRTKSPIWVMEEVIADASMPVDRDADEAERKAFRDFLSNLRPGDFNQGGRFTKQDES, encoded by the coding sequence ATGAAAGTTGCTGGTATTGCCTTAGATGCAGGAACTCGTAGCCCGATCGTGCTGCTGCGAGATGCCTCAGAGCGTCGGCAGTTACCCATCTACATTGGTCAGGAGCAGGCAAGAGCCATCATCAGCGTTCTGGAAGGGCAAACACCCCCTCGACCCCTCACTCACGATCTGATGGTAAACCTCATGGACGAATGGGGGATGGTGCTGGAGCGGGTCGTTATTCATTCACTACAAGATAATACCTTCTATGCCCTCCTACAAGTGCGGCAGGGGGAAGTTAAAAAGGATATTGATTCTCGCCCCAGTGATGCGATCGCCATTGCTCTGCGAACGAAAAGCCCAATCTGGGTCATGGAAGAAGTGATTGCCGATGCCTCCATGCCCGTCGATCGCGATGCCGATGAAGCCGAGCGTAAAGCCTTCCGCGATTTTCTCTCGAATCTGCGACCGGGAGACTTTAATCAGGGCGGACGGTTCACCAAGCAGGATGAAAGCTAA